A genome region from Lytechinus pictus isolate F3 Inbred chromosome 14, Lp3.0, whole genome shotgun sequence includes the following:
- the LOC129276340 gene encoding mucin-2-like, with protein sequence MGDWGLSLLLIFSTVVHEISAVHSKPFTWQSRHGFLSSSEFYSPTQYQKTPSATRITSNPFSIQSHSRQKLDKTPFQFEQLNPHQRCVKKANDHTSASRFRDLIVSLGGGLVKHPSLATSNRYHQSGLRRSTRSQVDENHFLLPFLQTISSHFGEYLRRVLGCQAEHRTYVAQPRSSRLSAPSVDPIQSISSSSSSLIEQPQSHSSIISERSAPQVPNIPILPPFKQRPYTKGKTESQEPRTPIFPSPRQVGHHKAPSTASFPKSSVSPFRPIQRSPHIDKPLEPPRIEDIVNTEEVNINSQSSRSDSSVPQPFEELPFSPPPVDMSGLPPPVFASSDSSASSLPDIVQTISDSSTRFTPVNPSITFTSPGLQPHRMSEVSLLPTTADPNGSSPPPSIPVTTLSLTSHPSHTSHPPSFTSSTMTSTSRLSANSQPGQSQGTLYFGPPGSDVKVLVEANGALRQWRIAVPPMFGIIDLLRYLAREQAEPINLSTLDPHCFVLTRMLGLRIDDSHIWTVTVITLQQEVIFQDRCLPSSNLYILPGYTLVFRYTQT encoded by the exons ATGGGAGACTGGGGACTGTCTCTACTGCTCATCTTTTCGACAGTAGTTCATGAGATCTCCGCTGTACACAGCAAACCGTTTACTTGGCAGAGCCGGCACGGTTTCCTCTCAAGCAGCGAATTCTACTCACCCACTCAGTACCAGAAGACGCCCTCAGCGACGAGAATCACCAGCAATCCGTTCAGTATTCAAAGTCATTCACGTCAGAAACTTGACAAAACTCCATTCCAGTTCGAACAATTGAATCCACATCAACGGTGTGTGAAGAAAGCGAATGACCACACCTCAGCATCAAGATTCCGGGACCTGATCGTTAGTCTAGGTGGGGGCTTGGTCAAACATCCATCTTTGGCAACGTCTAACCGTTATCACCAGAGTGGCCTTAGACGCTCGACAAGATCGCAG GTGGATGAAAATCATTTTCTACTCCCATTTCTTCAAACGATTAGTTCGCATTTTGGTGAATACCTCCGCAGGGTCCTGGGATGTCAGGCAGAACATAGAACTTACGTCGCCCAACCAAGAAGCTCTCGTTTATCCGCTCCGTCTGTAGACCCAATacaatcaatttcatcatcatcatcctcattgatCGAGCAGCCACAGTCTCATTCATCTATTATATCTGAAAGATCTGCTCCTCAGGTACCAAACATCCCTATCCTGCCACCCTTTAAACAAAGACCATACACTAAAGGGAAGACAGAATCACAAGAGCCTCGAACGCCCATCTTCCCCAGTCCAAGGCAAGTTGGACATCACAAAGCGCCCTCTACGGCTTCCTTTCCAAAGTCGTCAGTATCACCATTTAGACCGATACAGAGATCACCGCACATTGATAAACCATTGGAACCACCAAGGATTGAAGATATCGTGAACACCGAAGAGGTTAACATCAATTCACAGTCATCAAGGTCGGATAGTTCTGTGCCACAGCCATTTGAAGAACTGCCTTTCTCCCCGCCACCTGTCGACATGAGTGGTCTACCACCCCCTGTATTTGCAAGTAGTGATTCCAGTGCGTCATCTCTCCCGGATATTGTTCAGACGATTTCA GATTCCTCTACTCGCTTCACACCCGTCAACCCTTCAATTACGTTCACTTCACCCGGTTTACAACCGCACCGAATGAGCGAGGTATCACTGCTTCCAACAACCGCCGATCCAAATGGGTCGTCACCACCACCCTCCATTCCTGTTACTACTTTAAGTCTTACGAGCCATCCATCCCACACCTCACATCCGCCATCATTCACCTCTTCAACAATGACATCGACATCTCGGCTTTCAGCTAACAGTCAGCCTGGGCAGTCTCAGGGTACATTGTATTTCGGACCTCCAGGG TCCGATGTGAAGGTTTTAGTGGAAGCCAATGGTGCTCTCAGGCAGTGGCGTATAGCAGTTCCTCCAATGTTTGGTATCATCGACCTCCTGAGGTACCTGGCCCGTGAACAGGCGGAACCCATCAACCTATCCACCTTAGATCCACACTGCTTCGTGTTGACACGTATGTTGGGTTTACGGATCGACGATTCACACATCTGGACCGTGACCGTGATAACATTACAGCAAGAG GTGATCTTCCAAGATCGATGCCTGCCGTCTTCGAATCTCTACATTCTACCTGGATACACGCTTGTCTTTCGTTACACACAGACATAG